A region of Argentina anserina chromosome 5, drPotAnse1.1, whole genome shotgun sequence DNA encodes the following proteins:
- the LOC126795445 gene encoding transcription factor bHLH120: MFSILAAVAGSGVALVLTTVPGVGVRMIGSLAEAYANNVSLRSHLPLEYLKGKRSISDHVYQAANFIKHIQKNIEELQKKRDELKIQCNSSRSSTGALVYLECPAKMGDTVVLVRPGCVGLEVVVNTPLKQGLPLSRLIDILVAEGLGIVSCKLAERNQRLLYTLESEVSNGEIIDIPELQNRLIAKCTSEPGFI; encoded by the exons ATGTTTTCCATTCTTGCGGCGGTTGCCGGATCCGGAGTCGCGTTAGTGCTGACGACTGTTCCGGGTGTAGGTGTGAGGATGATAGGGTCATTGGCGGAAG cctatgccaacaatgTCTCTCTACGATCTCACCTCCCTCTCGAATATCTCAAG GGAAAGAGGTCTATATCAGATCATGTATACCAGGCGGCTAATTTCATTAAACATATACAAAAGAATATAGAGGAGCTGCAAAAAAAGAGGGATGAACTGAAAATACAATGCAATAGTTCAAGATCTAGTACCGGTGCATTGGTTTATTTAGAGTGTCCAGCAAAAATGGGGGATACTGTCGTGCTGGTCAGACCGGGTTGTGTAGGACTGGAGGTAGTCGTTAATACTCCATTGAAACAAGGGCTTCCTCTCTCAAGACTGATTGACATACTGGTTGCAGAAGGACTTGGTATAGTGAGCTGCAAGTTGGCCGAAAGAAACCAACGGTTGCTTTATACCCTTGAATCTGAG GTGAGTAATGGGGAAATCATCGATATTCCTGAGCTCCAAAACAGACTGATTGCAAAATGTACGTCTGAGCCTGGCTTCATATAA